The genome window GTCTGCTGGTGCACATGTCCTGGGGTGGGTAACTGCATTAGTTACTTTGTGTGGGTCAGCACCTTGAGAAATGCCACTGGGTTTTTCAGTGTGAAATTGCATTTGCAGCAAGGCCTGCAGTCTGGGCTGTCTGGTCATGGACAGAGCAGGCAAGGAAGGAAGACCAAAAATGGGACATATTGCTGACTTAGCTTTTACGCAGATGTGTTGGTAAGATTTTGCTCTGAAAGCTATTTAGAGACACAGGTTTTTCCTGAAGAGTGGTGGTATGTGATAGACTTGAAATACCAagggcttcccagtgctcctCTTACCCAATTCACCCGTGGCATGGtcaagggctgcagggctgtgttgCTGTTGTGCTAACTCTAGAGCAGAAATTAGAAAACAGCATGAAATGGCACTGCAATCTGCAGAGGTTTCCTTGGAAGGCCACAGGCACTGACTCCTCTGCCAATAAACTCTGTCATCTCATTTTTTCACATCACAGACACTGGTGAGGGGAAGCCTTGAACTGTTTAACTTACAGAGTTACAGGCTGTTCAGAGACGTTGACCAGTGCTTTGATCCTCAGATCTTTCTGAATTTGTTTGTCACTGGCTTGCTTGAAATTGCCCATATATAGCTTTGCAGGCAGTATTTCTACAGGGTATGGCTGGAAGGTGTCTAGTTCCTGCCAGAAAGAAACCACAGGCTCAGGTTAGAGTGCCTCTGCTCCCATCAGCTCGATAAGTTCTTAAACAGAAGTCATGTGAAGAGTTGAACAGGCACTTAGTCAGCAGCCCATGACATATTTTAGTGTAATGATTCATTCAATCACCTGGATTTGCTGTGTTTTGAAGTCTTTGCTAGTTTTACTGAGAATAATTAGCAGCCTCACAGTTGTTGTGGCATTACTTGAAGCAAATCCCAACTAAAGAGGAGGTGGAATACATTCTTTGCATTGTGTGGAGGGACAGATTGGTTTGATGTTCTCCCTGGTTACTGTTTGCAAGGATAAATGAAAACATCTGCCACCTGCAGAGCCGCAGGTGCCCTGGAGTGGCACAGCACAAAtccacagctgcagctggtgtGGGCAGCCTGGAGGCTCGGGAGGAAAACTCAccagcagccaggagcacaAAGGAGGAGCCTAACAATGTAAAGCTTCAGCTGAGAGGCAAGGAGGTGCCTGTGTCCAGCTGAGTCTGAGCAGGAGGCTCAGCAGGGAATTGCCCTTCACAGGGCAGCACAAAGGGAATCGATTTTCTCTCCTGTGCTGTAGCATCCACAGGTTAGCACCGTGTCATGGGAACCAGAAGGGAACAATGGGAACAAAATACACCTTGGGATGAAATGCTCTGTTGTCCAGCACCTTCTTAagctgccctgcctgtcctAAATGTGCAATGAAGGGTAATTGTTTCTCATAAGGTAAATAGATTGATGCTTATAGGTGAAGCCAAGCAATCAGGACACAGTGTTTGAGTGGATGGCTGTTTTCTGCCTGGGCCTATTGAAAGAAGGCACTTGTGACCCTTCCTGATGAAGAGACGTGGATCACAGTGCTTGGTAGGAATTGTACTTGTGTTTGAAAACATTTGCTGTGTAGTATGCCAGATAACCACGTGTGGAGAGCAGCCTGCTTGCTGTCATCACTTGCTACTGTTTGTTCAGTTATCTGTACTCTCCATAGGCCAGTTTTGGGGTTAtcaggggaacattcccagcttgTTTCCACGAACTTCCTTTCATGCAATAGAAGAGGAAGAAGTGAGGCTGTAAAAGAATCAGTGGTGAGACTCAGGGCAAGCACAGTAACTCAAATTACATCCAGTTCCTTTGTCTGAAATTTCTGTGATACCAGGTATGCAACACCACCTCACCTGAACTCACCAGCCATCATATTGAATATTAATGTCATCTGCTTGGAAATCAGTCTCATCTCACCTGAGGCATCCACAGTGTCTTGTGGCTCTTCAGGAAATGGTAACAAGCTGAGAAACGCTTGTACCCTCCCTTCAGCAGGAGCACGGGGTGGCGGGTGAAGTGCTCCAGGTTTTTGGCATGGAGGAAGGCATCTCCTCCCTCTGCACCTAAAGACACCAAAGAGCTGTTTGCCTGGGCAGGTTCAGTGTCTCCATCTCCTGACATCCACAGCAAACCCCTTTGCATTCCATCTAATGCTCTGGAGAAAACTTTGTTAAAATTTCAATTTATTCTTTACTTGTTGCTGCAGGACAGTTACAGGGggtgctgcttttcccctctcaTCCTGATCTTTTATTCCTCTCCTGGTTTCTTTTCTAGGACcagatttcttttcctctccccgTTTTTCTTTGGGAAATGCTTGTAATAAGTTTCCATAATAGGGaagttttattaatttaaatttaataatCTTAGCTTTATGGAGGCCCTTTTCTTTAGTCTGCTTTaggcaaacaggaaaaaaaggaagtgtGTTAATTAAATTCTTCACAAATGTTTTAAACACCCCCCTCAGTGAGGTGGATTACGTGAGATggctgcttctcctcctcctcctcccaagGAATCCATCCTGCTTCCCTCTAGCTATGTCTGCTTTAGAAATAGATCAGCACAACAGAAACCCAGCTCTGATTCTCCACACCTTCCCTGCACTGCCTCAGCACTTAGGAACCTGCTTGTTTTATTCATTCCCCTTACACCTCCActatgtttttctttaaaaagtgaTGTAAATCTTTGCTAAAACTCTGTAGCCTTTGTGAAGGTCAAACAAACAGAAGTGGTTCTGCTCACAGGAGAATCTTGCCAAAGGATGTGTGAAAGCCAAACACTTCCATGGTTCAAGGAAAACTGAACAATGCCATGGAAGTTTCCAGCACTTCACATTTCTTGGTGAACCTCATCAAATCACCTCCCCCATTAAAGGTAAAGCTTTTTAAATATCATGAAGTGAAAGCCTTTTGTGATCCTCAAAGAAGGAAGTACTCACTCTGGGAACACGTGGAATCTGAGCTGCTGGTTTCAGTCTCTgaagcagtgctgctccctgaaAGGCAATGGTTGGACAAGCCAAATCTCAGGGAAATGTGGCAAAAAAAATGAACCCATTCCTCACATGCAAGAAGGAGCTTCAGAGGATCACCCACAGATGGGAAACCAGGGCTGCCAGGATGCTTTGAAATAAAAGCTGGGTTTTTGAAGCCTGAGAGCATACACAGCACAGTGcaaagcacaggcacagcacagtTTTTCCcatacagaatcacagaataatgaggttggaagagacctctaacaTAAACTGGGAACATTTGCATCTCTTCCAACAAGCTCATAAAATTAAATGAGGAATGGGAAGAATCTCTATCCAGCAGTAAGGACTGCACTGGCACGGGTCACACGTACctgtttcttcctcctcctcctcctcctcctcctcctcctgatAGTCCGTGGAACCCAAGAAGCCAGTGTCGTGGTCATACACCACACAGAACCTGACATAGCCCAGCTCCTCGGGATTTGGGATCACATACTCCCCCGCGGGACTCTGCCAAAATCACAGAGCAATTCCATCAGGAGCACGGCCCCTCCTCTGGTGCCATGCACACCCCTGGcatctggcactgctgggtttgTAGGGGTGGGACGGCACTGGCAGCCCGGTGGGGAGTCGGGAGGGATGGAATGATGCAAACCCCGCtgattgcagcagcagcagcagcgtgaGGATGCCAGGCTGtccttgtggggcagggctgcgCTGTGACAGCTCTTGTGCAATGTTTCCCTGATTCAGTGCGGTGTGGCAATCCTCGGGCAGCAGGAGGATTGCTTTGTGACAGAATGCATCCCCCCAGCGGCACGGccgaggcagggcaggggctgccacAATTCCCGTGAAGGGTTTCAAATTCTGCTAACTGTAAACCCAGGGGTGGCTCACACAAACAGCAATCCCTCACCTGCTCAATCTTCTGGGCTGTAACGATGTGGCTGTCATCGAATTCAAACTGAGAACGggcatctgaaaaaaaaaacaacataaaacaaaaaccaagcaAGGCAGAGGAGTTGGTTTTTAAAGCTCAAACAAACAGAGGTGGGTCTGCTCTGGTGGAGGGTGGAATCCTCTTTGTATTATGTCAGTGGGAATGCAGGCATCACCCAGAGAAAGAGGTTGGAAATGTGGCACGTGGGGATATGGTTCAGGGGTGGTTTTAGTGTTGCAGGGTCAGCTGTTGGACTGGATGAACTTGAAGGTCTTTCCTAACtttgatgattctgtgatttttatttttttttttagctactGAGGCCTTCTGGTGTGGGTGTAACAAACTGCAGGGCTGACGTGAGTCTGTGTGCAACACCAAGTGACACCAGCAGTGTTAGTCCTGGCCCAGGAGTGCTCCTGCAGCAATCCCAGCCTCagtcctgtgccctgtgcctgctctgcctctgctgctccagagctggggcACTGCAGAGACCCCAGCCCCCCTCCCAAAGTTCCAACTCCctcaccaaaacattcaatGACATTGCACCATCACTGTCACCCTTCTGGGGGCATTGGCACTGTGCAGAATGGAATGGTTATCAGGAATCTTTGTGCAATGGTTGAGCAATCCAGTGCAGTGCCAAAacctctgggagcagcagggagagtGTGTGTCCGTGGGAGTGAtgagagcaggcagagctgagcacgGGGAGAGCCCAAGCAGCAccagcccacagctcctgcagcgGGGCGGGAGCAAGGTCCCGAGTGCCAGGCCCAGACATGGTGAGGGTGATGTGTGTGCTTTTccccacacgccctgctggctcAGGACATCTGCCTGGGCTGAGCACAGcgcctggctgctggcagggacagggacagggacaggcaggaaaagggacagggacagggacaggcagggacagggatggggacaggcaggaaaagggacagggacagggacaggcagagacagggacagggagagggacagggatgggcagggacagggacagggatgggcagggacagggacagggacagggacaggcaggaaaagggacagggacagggacgggcagggacagggacagggacaggcagagacagggacagggacaggggcagaaGAAGCAGGCGGGCaaggagcagagagggcagaGACAGGTagggacagggagaggaatgcacagggaggagggagggggatAGGCAGaggaaggggctgcagcagcagggacaggcagggggaGAGGCAAGCAGGGGGAGGGAcaaggcaaggcagggacagggacagaggcagggacaggggcagggacagggacagaggcagggacaggggcagtgaCAGAGGCAGGGACACGCAGGGGCAGTgacagaggcaggcagggacagccatggacagggacagtgacagagGCAGGCAGTGTCAGGCCTGTGCCGCGGCCTCACCCAGCAGGCACAGGTAGTTGGGCTCCGTCAGCCGCGATCTCCACCGGTACTGGTTGATGATGTTGTAGAGGTGCCGGGGCTCGCAGAACACCACCccggccatgcccccggcccggctGTCGCCGACTGTCGCCGACTGTCGCCACCCCgccctgccccggcccggccgcgccgcccgccggTCTCCATGGTTACCGCAGGCGCCATCTCGCGAGACTTccccccctcccttccctgcgCGGGCGGCAGTCTCGCGAgagcggcgggcggggccgcgcaGGCGCCGCGCGGGCCCTGGAGGTCGTTGGAGTCACGGCTCGCTCGCTCCCGCCATGCTGTCCCGCCtgagcgccgccgccgccctgcGCCGTGGCATCGCCACCTCCGCGCAGGTACGGCCCTGCTGCGGCTGCTGCCGGGCTCGGGGGAGGCCGGGGAGCAGCCCCGCTGCCGCTCGGCGAGGGGGCTGCGGAGCGCAGGCGCTGCCCGGCGCAGGGCGGGGATGTACGCCTGGTTGTTCTCCGCTCTGcgcctgcagggacacagctcctcctgcggggctgcggggctcgGGTGGAACGCAGGCCCTCGGTgcgggctgcggggccgggaGGGCAGCCCCGGTGCTGCGCGGCTGTGGAGCCCTGAGGCTCCTCGGAGCGGGGCTCGGTGGAGCCCGGGCCCCTCCTTGGTGAGGGGCTCGAGTGGAGCCCGGAGCCCTCAGCGGAGCGGGGCTGCGGGGATcgagggagcccagagccctcaTGGGAGTGAAGGGGCTCGGGTGGAGCCCGGAGCCCTCAGCGGAGCGGGGATCaagggagcccagagccttcATCggagcggggctgcggggctcaGGTGGAGCCCGGACCCCGCCTTGGTGAGGGGCTCGAGTGGAGCCCGGACCCCGCCTCggtgaggggctgtggggatcgagagagctcagagccctcaCCGGAGTGAAGGGGCTCGGGTGGGGCCCGGAGCCCTCCTCGGAGCCGGGCTGCGGGAAtccagggagcccagagccttcATCGGAGCGGGGCTGCGGGTTTTAGGTGGGGCCCGGAGCCCTCCTCAGTGAGGGGCTGCGGGGATCGAGGGAGCCCGAGGAGGGCCCCGTACCCTCGCTGAGATGCTGCGGGGCCGGGAAGGAACCCAGGGCCTCAATGAGGGGACTGTGGCGCTGCGGGGCTCGGGTGCAGCCTGGAGCTCccggagaggggctgggagcgtGTGCCGGTGCCCGCCGTGCCCGGTGCCAGCACCGCGGGTCTCGGCCCGGCAGCTGCACCCTGCCAGGCTGCGGGTGTGACAGTGCTGTATGAGCTCCTCGCTCTGACGGTGTGCAGAGGGTGATGGGTGCGCTGCTTCCTCCCTTTAATGCAAAAATGCCCCTGCGTTCCGGAGGTGTTAAGAGCTAAAGCTGGTGGTTGGTTTAGCAGTAATCCTTCGTGTGCCAAAATCCACTCTTCTGGCTCTAGACCactctgctgtggctgcaggggtAGAGACTGACCTCTGTGCAGTGTTAATAGGGCTGGTGGGGTGTAAAAGACCGATTATTGCAGCTGTAAATAAGTGTGTATAGGAGAGCCTTGTCTAAGTCTTTTCATGGAAACTGTATTTATTAGCAGTGAGATTTTGACCCCACAGTATCAGCTCGGTCACAAATGGGGCTCAGCAGTGACTCATGCCAGACTTTGCTTCCTCTTAAAGAGTTTCATGCAAAATTCTCTTTGCTACAGTAGCAAGAAAACCGGGCTTATCAGAAAACTCAGAAAACTGGGGTTCACCTGGTCCAGTTCTTGGGGAGATTATTTCCTGTCGTAGCACAGTAATTAAGCTGTTCATGAAGGGACGTGGAGCTATTACTGCTTTTATCTGGAAAGATTGTGATAAAGAATGGCTTTCTCAGCAGTAATTGCTCATTACATCTCCACAGGAGTTTTCCATCACTTCAGCAGTGTTGCACTTTAAGGTTGTTCTGGCCTGGAAGGAGCTTTCCTCTTGTGGAGCAGCACTTTGCAAACAGGCATTTGTGAGAGAAATTACACCCTGCCAGTCAGTAGCTGAGTGAGGCTAAAATTGGTCCACGGGGCAGCCAAGCAGAGTTGATTTGACTTGATTCTCAGCTGATCAAAGCTGGAAATTGTAGTCACTTAATGTTCTCAGTCCTGAATGTGCAGGTGCTATTTTGGATTTATATCAGGGCTAAACATGTTCTTCACATATATGCAGTGATTGTTATATTTCTTGTAGTCCATTAAATGTATTGATTTGCCAAATGGAAAGCATATTTTTTTTATACTGGCAACATAAACTAGAAAAatggaaagcttttttttttttatactggTAACATAAACTAGAAGAATTACAAACCAGATTTGCCCTAAATCAGGCCTGGGCCCACAGGGTGGCAGGCATTAGTCTCAGGCAGGCATTTCTCTTGGGAGAAGGGTGATCCCTTGGCTTCCTTTGCCCTAGCCTTGCTTCCCTTTTGAGTTTCAGATCACAGGTAACCATTTTTTCAAACTTACTGTCCAACCAATAAACCTGTGGGAGGCTGCTGTGAGGGTCATTTTCTGTAGGCTTAAACTCTCAAGTTTACACAGTGCTTGGtaaaaaaatgagaaacaggactaaaagcaaagaaagaatGGTGAAAGGTCGCTGTTGGGAGCGGGGGGTGACTGCCAGAACAGCTCTCAGACGTGTTTGCTGTCTCTTTTGCCCAGAACAATGCCaaggtggcagtgctgggcgCCTCGGGGGGCATCGGGCAGCCCCTGTCGCTGCTGCTCAAGAACAGCCCCCTGGTGAGCAAGCTCAGCCTCTACGACATCGCCCACACTCCCGGCGTGGCCGCCGACCTCAGCCACATCGAGACCAAAGCCAACGTCAAAGGTACCTTTGGATCCTCCCACGGGAGCCTCTGAGCCTCCCTGCACCTTGCTTGGGAGGGGAGCTCTTCACCCACTGATCCTGGAGCCCCGTATCAGTTTAAGTAGCTTTTTCCTCAAGCAGTGAATGATTAATTAAGGTTTAGCTGATTAGATTGAGGTGTATGGAGATAAATATGGGCTGTGGTTGCAGTGTTGGAGGGAAGTTTGTGACATCTGGCAGGAAACATTCAGTGAAATTACCTCAGAG of Passer domesticus isolate bPasDom1 chromosome 19, bPasDom1.hap1, whole genome shotgun sequence contains these proteins:
- the STYXL1 gene encoding serine/threonine/tyrosine-interacting-like protein 1 isoform X1 gives rise to the protein MAGVVFCEPRHLYNIINQYRWRSRLTEPNYLCLLDARSQFEFDDSHIVTAQKIEQSPAGEYVIPNPEELGYVRFCVVYDHDTGFLGSTDYQEEEEEEEEEEETGSSTASETETSSSDSTCSQSAEGGDAFLHAKNLEHFTRHPVLLLKGGYKRFSACYHFLKSHKTLWMPQELDTFQPYPVEILPAKLYMGNFKQASDKQIQKDLRIKALVNVSEQPVTLFAEEGKSLHVSVPDSLEADLFSSFPTISHFIDAQLEVGAVLVFSSLGISRSSTATMAYLMHSCRFSLQRAWKYLLKCKMNMRPHRGFVEQLSAWETQIYGFPVTDVSEPNY
- the STYXL1 gene encoding serine/threonine/tyrosine-interacting-like protein 1 isoform X2: MAGVVFCEPRHLYNIINQYRWRSRLTEPNYLCLLDARSQFEFDDSHIVTAQKIEQSPAGEYVIPNPEELGYVRFCVVYDHDTGFLGSTDYQEEEEEEEEEEETGSSTASETETSSSDSTCSQSAEGGDAFLHAKNLEHFTRHPVLLLKGGYKRFSACYHFLKSHKTLWMPQELDTFQPYPVEILPAKLYMGNFKQASDKQIQKDLRIKALVNVSEQPVTLFAEEGKSLHVSVPDSLEADLFSSFPTISHFIESLEIPSEMQNEHETTPGLCGAALSLGDPDLWVPSHRRV